One Salmo trutta chromosome 19, fSalTru1.1, whole genome shotgun sequence genomic window carries:
- the LOC115154450 gene encoding DNA-directed RNA polymerase II subunit rpb1, with protein MKGYSLLCLIFLLPVTVIGQTTPDPSCVTVDDFEVCTGTAYTCNAEKSKCYCKDKKPFCRCNNYIDKWYIGEKCDFEWTILNFALVASLPGLALAVIVGVMVQCVHYLRKPAKKQKDRTTSYTNYAMSPTTYENNQDDMFSNTVFASDMPNQPKPPSVQPTQERFPISNLPNRPYSLQPNGMRPTLDRLSLTNPTSQPYNYATGMTQPLGNPYPKSPSPRNPYDDRAPSPDRYDDQHMRPTQPPPGHNGMMREGMSGYPAPSSPAPLYSAPEYNPSSQFPRAQIGRHY; from the exons ATGAAGGGCTATAGTTTGCTGTGTTTAATATTTCTGCTCCCTGTCACAGTTATTGGACAAACGACACCAGATC CAAGTTGTGTAACAGTAGATGACTTTGAAGTGTGCACAGGAACTGCATATACATGCAATGCTGAGAAAAGCAAATGCTACTGTAAGGACAAGAAACCTTTCTGTAG GTGTAACAACTACATAGACAAGTGGTACATAGGGGAGAAGTGTGACTTTGAGTGGACCATATTGAACTTTGCCCTGGTAGCATCTCTACCAGGACTGGCCCTGGCTGTTATTGTTGGTGTGATGGTCCAGTGTGTCCATTACTTAAGGAAACCAGCAAAGAAACAAAAGGATCGGACAAcgag TTACACAAACTATGCAATGTCACCGACAACATATGAAAATAACCAAGATGACATGTTCTCCAACACAGTGTTTGCCTCAGACATGCCC AATCAGCCAAAGCCCCCCAGTGTCCAGCCCACCCAGGAGAGGTTTCCCATATCCAACTTACCAAACCGCCCTTACAG CCTTCAACCAAACGGCATGCGGCCCACTTTAGATAGATTGTCTTTGACCAACCCTACAAGCCAGCCATACAA CTATGCTACAGGTATGACGCAGCCCCTGGGTAACCCCTATCCCAAGTCTCCATCGCCAAGGAACCCGTATGACGACAGAGCGCCATCTCCAGACCGTTATGACGACCAGCACATGAGACCAACACAGCCCCCACCAGGACACAATGGCATGATG AGAGAAGGCATGTCTGGGTATCCTGCGCCCAGTTCACCTGCTCCCCTCTATTCAGCACCGGAGTACAACCCCAGTTCCCAGTTTCCCAGAGCCCAGATAGGGAGACACTACTGA